The genomic segment ttctctctttctgcctctccaccattctcactctctctctctcaaaatatataaataaataaacgttaaaaaagaattattgctataatttaaaaatgcctatttatcacctttctttttcttttttgtttctcccttccttcaatccttccttgctttcttcctacctaccttccttccttcttcttttcttcttctttctttctctcattacAGGTACCAGTCTCAAATATACTtaaattgcctttttgtttttcactctgtTCCTCTATTTTTCATCACTACAGGGCATCCTTTGAGACCCAAAAATAATATTCATGGAGAACAACACAGAAGTGACTGAATTCATCCTGCTGGGACTAACCAATGCACCAGAGCTGCAGATCCCCCTCTTCGTCATGTTCACCTTCATTTACCTCATCAATGTGGTTGGGAACCTGGGGATGATGGTGCTGATTCTCTTGGACTCCAgtctccacacccccatgtactttttcctcagtAACCTGTCTCTGGTGGACTTTGGTTACTCTACAGCTGCCATTCCCAAGGTCATGGCTGGATTACCCAACAGAGACAAGGTCATCTCCTACAATGAGTGTGCTCCTCAGATGTTCTTTTTTGCAGCCTTTGCCACTGTAGAAAACTTACTTTTGGCTTCAATGGCCTATGACCACTACACAGCCATGTGTAAACCTCTACATTACACCCCATAATGACAACCCATGTGTGTGCACAGCTTGCCATAAGCTCCTACTTTTGTGGTTTCCTGAATGCCTCCATCCACATTCGGGACACGTTCAGTCTCTCATTCTGCATGTCCAATCTGGTCCATTCCTTTTCCTGTGATGTTCCAGCTGTCAtggctctctcttgctctgataGACATGTCAGTGAGCTGGTTCTTGTTGTGGTGGTGAGCTTCAATATTCTTTTAGCTCTTCTCATTATCTTGATTTCTTATCTGTTC from the Suricata suricatta isolate VVHF042 unplaced genomic scaffold, meerkat_22Aug2017_6uvM2_HiC HiC_scaffold_1121, whole genome shotgun sequence genome contains:
- the LOC115284593 gene encoding LOW QUALITY PROTEIN: olfactory receptor 5B3-like (The sequence of the model RefSeq protein was modified relative to this genomic sequence to represent the inferred CDS: inserted 1 base in 1 codon); its protein translation is MENNTEVTEFILLGLTNAPELQIPLFVMFTFIYLINVVGNLGMMVLILLDSSLHTPMYFFLSNLSLVDFGYSTAAIPKVMAGLPNRDKVISYNECAPQMFFFAAFATVENLLLASMAYDHYTAMCKPLHYTXIMTTHVCAQLAISSYFCGFLNASIHIRDTFSLSFCMSNLVHSFSCDVPAVMALSCSDRHVSELVLVVVVSFNILLALLIILISYLFIFVTILKMRSAEGYQKALSTCASHLTTVSIFYGTAIFMYSQPSSSHSMDSDKIASVFYTMVIPMLNPLVYSLRNKEVKNAFKKVVQKTKLSLSFAS